The sequence TTCAGCACAGTGGACTTACTCATCTTGATAGTCCAAGAAACCatattagtataattttttgtgataatGCAACTCTCTCTTATCTAAACATATCTGCTCCCGAATCTAGTCCTAACACTGATGGAGTTGatatttcttcttcaaccaaTGTTAGCATCCACGATAGTTATATTGGAACtggtaattttatttatttatcattaataCACCTTTTCACATTatcttcattttcattattatattGAGAGAATTCTACCTTAcgtatatactttttttttttgctatatttACCTATCTTAATTGTTACCATTCATAACTCAaatcatttacaaaataaaggATTTATATTTAAGAATTAATATAATGCgcgtaaaaaaaaattctttattattcatacaaaaaatagttttaaattcCAAGTTTTGTTGATCAtattaaacataaataaaaaatataagtactttaaattataataatttgatattaaatagtACATTTTCAATTTGTTGCTTTACATGAAATTGCATAGAAAAGTACtgaattaatattattttatatttgaaaatatcataCGAGATTGTAGTAAGATTACATTAAttagtttatttgttattaaatcGACATCTAGTAAAACATATAATATAGCATGTAtaaccatgattttttttaatgattttagtTATGAAATTCTTATTCGAATATAAATGAacttctttttggtttttgtattagATTCTTACCACATTTCCTAAAACCTcgattaaaatgaaaaattcatgTACTCCTAATTGTGTTTTATGCCTTTCATATATGCATTTGCTTTGCAATGCTTATAGGAGATGATTGTATTGCCGTCAATGATAAAACGACTAGTATCAACATCACTCGAATTGTTTGTGGACCTGGTCATGGTATAAGGTTTGTTGAAATCCACATTTTGTAGTACAATTCATTTACTTGGGCACATTATGGCACAATACCAAAAAATACTAGAGTATTTagaataacaaaaagaaaaaaaaaatgaaaatctacaattaaaaaaatttcatcttatGAAAACACccaatgaaaaatattaaatatccATGCCacagaagaaaaggaaaacactTTGGAGATCAACTCAAACATTTTTTACCATTGAAGATATACTACAAATTAATACTTATTGATGTGAACCTCATGGCTCATATAGCGTGGGAAGCCTGGGAGCAAATGGACCATATGCCACAGTAGAAGAGGTATATGTGAACAATTGTAGCTTTAATGGAACTTTGAATGGAGCAAGGATCAAGACATGGCAGGTAAAGTGCTTAGACATTATAAAGAGTAAAAGgctttcaattaaaattaacctattcaatatttcaatggctttctttttcttttttcccccctttaaaTAATCTCTATATTTTCTTAGGGGGGTTCGGGTTATGCaagaaatattttctttgagCAAATCACACTCGTGGATGTCAAAAACCCAATAATTATAGATCAGTTTTACTGCAATGGTAAACACGATTGCGACAGTGaggtaattgaattttttcttaaagtCCTATTAGAAGATACAACTtatgtctcaaaattttattcaatcaaacAATTTTACCAgtcattcaatttttattttgcaatGATGAGGTAGACATCGTCAGTACAAGTGAGCAATGTGACATATATAGGTATTGAAGGAACTTGTGTTGGTTTGGATGCGATTACTTTCAACTGTGATGAAATAATGTGCACTAACATTACAATGAAGCACATCAACATAACATCATCTGACCCTGAAAAATCAGTCGTCGCCAGTTGCGAAAACGCCGAGGGAAATAGCGAATGCACCATACCGGAAGTGCCCTGCTTAACCGTTGATGAATGTGATAATCGAGAGTAAGATAATTGCCTCTAGCAATGATCTCCATCGAAGATATGAAGATATGCTACAACAAGTCTGCCTTGTCTCTCATGCTTACTCATGTTGTTCTAAAATCCTAGATCAGAATCGTTCTGTCATTTTTTTCCATTATGATCATTGTTGATGaatacataagaaaaaaaaaaaaaaaacataaacctaTTTCCCCCTCCAATGGTGAATTAATGTTAGAATTATatggttaaattattaaatttactatttccTATCGGCTTAACTTTTTaggacaattggtaatttaataTTGATATTAGAGTAAGAGATCATGAGTCAAATCCCGACTCGCCTATTAAAATGAGGATGTCTAATTCAAACCCATTActaaaattacttattttttcttcaccaaTAACAATGAATAATAGTTTACCacctataattttattttgaaagtgtTATGAATGTAGCAATTCATCTATTACCAATAACGAGTAATAATTTAACACTTGTAATTCTATTTTGCAAGTATTGTGGATGTAACAGTTCATCTATTACCAATAACAAGTAACAATTTACCACTTGTAATTTTATtctgaaaatattatggatgtaaCAATTCTCTTTTTTAACAAAAGAGATTCACCAAATGTTGAATTCTTTCATATGGTTGAAgtaaatttccattttttttctctttcgtGCGTGGACTAGTTTGGAAGCTATTTAGTCCACTTGAGtcattaattagtaatttagttcaacaaaagaaaaaattaaaatgaaatgcATTGGGCAGTATCTCATACATACAAAGATCCATCCCTGGCCTAGAAACTAGAAAAGTAGTATTTTCTCAATTACTAAAGAAAGGGACAGCCTGGTAATGGATcgttgaatttcaaaaaaacctTTCTATTGCTTAGACAAATCATGTATAATTTCCTTACAATAGTAGAGTTTGGGATTTGAAGATGGCCATCATCATCTCTAATGTTGAATGGGAAGTGACTCTCCCAATTAACTTAAATCCAGGTCCAAAAGACATGTCaatcaattttcttattttagtcCTCATCGTTTGACATAGCATTTAGTGTCACAATTTCGTTAATTCCCTTCAGTGATGTGGCTGTTAAATGACAACTAAACCTATAATTTCTCTATATGATCCAATTAAAATGTGCCCACATGAAACCAAGTCTAGCTTTGATGTCATAATTTTAGATGACACATAAGAGAAGGAGATCTAAGTTCAATGTTTGGTCCCACCCTCAAAAGTCCTTTGACTTGATGCAACAAGCTTTGAAGATTTTGCTATGGCTTGAGATTTTTCTTTGGGAAGCCGAAAGCCATTTGGCCAAGGCACGTTAATCTGGGTGTCACGCATTGTTGTTCCTTGAACTAGAGTTTGGCAAGGCAGAAGTTGGCCTCCCATGCGCGTTTGTGTTTGCGCTTGCAGTTAGCCCAAAAGTGAATCCTCGACAATAAGTGCCATGAAAATCAGTGGTTTGCTAACACTCGTTTACCGTTGCCCGAAGGCGCGCTCACCAACTTAGAGCAACTTTTGTTTATTGAGAGTAAtatggaaataaataaatattaaaaaaaaataaagcattaaAGTTTACAATACTAGAGCGTTTggtatcaacaaaaaaaaaaaaacaaaacaaaacaaaacaaaaaaacaaagtgttATGTCCTAGCAATGAAAATTTGTGATTTAAGAGACATTAAATATTGAGAACGTAAatctcataatatatatatatatatatatatatgtatgtatgtatgtatgtatgtattcaACAATTTCTTCATCCAAACACACGGTTAAGTATTTCTTTGGTTGTAAATGTTGCTTTGTAGTGTGATTTACAAGTGGAGCAATTGGTTTAGCATAAAAGAAGCTGACTCAATTTTCTTCAGTGTGGTAACTAAAAAGATGTGcaaaatgtaatatattttaatgCATGGTTCAAAGTAGtatcaatttttttgagaagacaaTTTAGTATCAATTTGACCTTAAATCAATTGCCATCTAGTATTTTggccaaggaagtcaataccgtaccggagactgtaccggtttggccagcggtacgatatatttcggataccggtcaatatcggtgtaccgtttcggatttaccgcaatttatatatatatgaatttatataaataattagaacTTATTATCTTAAAACAtaacttaatatatttaattaaaacttaaattcctatttattttgtttatgctACTAGCCCATGTCCAAGCTATTTTAAACCTCTATCCAAGCCCAATATTTTATTTGACTACCCAATAAAAATTTCAGAGCACAGCATTGATATTGAATGATAAACAATTTCCCATAGAACAAGAGTGGCTGACAGCTATTGGAGTAATGTTTGACTATTTGTACAATTTCTTATAGTTCCAAGAAAGCTTTTTAACTATTCACttcaattcaaaaataattaccCATCACGTGAGGGGTCAGTGAGTCTGCCAGTCACACACTCACACAGCAACCAGCACTTAAATTAAGACCcatgtaaaacaaaaataaagaagaaaataaaccaGAGGAGCAGAGCAAATGAATAAGAAAAAGACGATGACGAAGAAGAGAGATGGATCAACAAGGTGAGGGTGACAAAGAAGCATGTTTACTGCGTAGGCAACGTGATCGGCGCTAATCTAGTAAGTTATTGAGAGGAGGGAGAGCGACTTTTAGTTTTAGATCTGATAGTTAACTCTTTTTTGTTTCGGTCCGGTATGCATTTATCGGCCGGAATCCGGTATTTGCTCCGGTATGACCGGATCAACCCGGTATTTAATCCGGCACGAAACAGAGGCATTTCTGTACCGGAGTAGGTGCCGGTACGAAAATTACCGGtcataccggccggtacggtacgagATTCACTACCTTGATTTTGGCACATTTCCTTTATAAACTACAATAACTGCATTTTGTGTAAAACTACAGTCACTACAAAAATTTTGGTCGTTTGTCACCAAAATATTTGAGTCGCTTGTGACCAAGTATGcattaaatgacaaaaattcATGATCCTTGCTAAAGGcccccaaaaaatatttttattaataatgtcGTCGATTATAAGTTGTTGTTAATACGAGggagtgaattttttttcaccaGTGAGAAGTTGCAGGAAGATATTAGAGACGATACATTCGTCGCTAAAATAAGATAGATTTCCATCAGCAACAACCATTGTCATCAAGATAGGGACCTCTTAGTGACGACCTTGTGTGTCATGCATACTTGTAGCCAAAATAAGGTGCCTTGTAGCAACTATATTGCATGTCGCTGTTGATAGTCACATAAGATGGAGGGAAATTCATGCATGCACTTGCGGAAAGTGGCGGCAAGATAGAGatgaaaaatttgttattttgttgctGATAGGGAACTTTGGCAATGACAATCCTTCTTGGCTATGGTATTTTTGGAAAATACAACGGTTAAAGTTTTACTTGGATGATAAAGTTATATAGAAAGCTTTCTTGTCATCTATTTTAGGATGTATTTATATTGGATTATGCTTTTGATTATAAGGGGGAAAATGTTTCGTGTCATGGGCTACAAATGATGTTGAGGGAGATACATATCATTGCACCAAGTTTGAGCTTGATTAGTGGCTGTGTATCCTCATGAGAAACtgttattaattatttgaatagTTGATGAGACAATATGTAGTAATGTGGGCGAAAATGTGCTTTTGCCCAtttcatgcaaaaaaaattagcatgttgttccctttcccaaactaattaggaaaatgtctCTCTTTTGAAAcacgattttctcaaaatcgagtttcaaaaaaaaaaatactggagccctatagtggcgttttggaactcgagctccatgaactcgagttccatgcaagttttttttttacctataactcgatttcatggagctcgagttccaaaacgtcactataagctccttaaaacgccactatagggcttgactctattttgaaaaaattaaggttCAAAAGAGGagcatttctctaattagtttaGGAAATGAGGCAACACGCTAATTTTTTTGAACGAaatgggcaaaagcccattttcgccTAGTAATGTGATTGAGAATACAATGTAGAATTTAAACTATGCACTTATATGATAGAGTGTGCTTTAgtattgtttttcctttatgAGCATTTATAAGTTCTTTGTGTTTTGGAAATTTCATCTCATGGAATGGCAGTGTTAGGAACCAACTAACTAGTTTCGAAGGGAATGGATGAGGAGTGTATATATTGAAATGAGTGGGAATTGTATAAGATTTTGACTAGAtttgaggtagtcaccctccattaGAAAGATtaagaaattgagagaaaatacactgaggaaaaaaattgtagtatTAATCAATGAAACGAATGTgattacaattatatatttatagaaccataaactattttattgtCTACATgactttattttattggttctattattctcATGTGAATTAATAATTCTAACTTATTTTACATGTGATGAgcatgcttggaattgtaactaaaCAACCATCTAACTTACTAAATGCAACATTGCAATAATTATTATCTCTATGCTTATAGGGGTTCCTAACAACGgctccaagaattttttttaaggagtaACTAAGAAAcgtaaatttaatataatttaataaaacataattggaatatatcaagttatcgacaaaaataaataaacacatgCAAATATACATTGagtttcataattttctttacgagttttcatattttgaaattgttacatgatagttcattatcagttgtcattatctttttttttttttgttaattgtcATTGTGTATTGTCAATGTGgacttgatatttttttatataactgtCATTATCTACTtgatattgtttttataaaaatattttaaactaaatgacaaaactcaatcCATTGTATTAATTATTAACCCACACAGCTATACCCACCCATACAAAAATAATACATCAAGtatctacttcttcttctttcttttttttggagaaaataagtatctacttaaccaattaaattcttgaacaatcactaacttttctatttttttgcttgaatcattaattttcaaattaaaagttattataacatgataacaatatATGCGCATGcgcaaacacacacacacatatatgataaattacaagtttggtccctaacctttacacTGAATGTCAATAGTTCCTAACATTTTGAATGTGTCAATCTAATCCCTAACCTTTTagtattttgttaaaatagtCTCTACCATTAAGTGATAGATGAAAAATTAACGTGACTAATGgcctaaataaaataattattttatgccACATCAAATGACACGTGTAATgccacataaaataaaatttaaaaaactattaaaaaaaacagtttaTGATAAAATTGGATCTCAAAAGTAAAAATCTCAAATACCCTGAATAGCTTCAGTGAGTACCAACCTCTTCATTCCCCGGTGGACACAAAGGTACAAGCCAATGAGCCAAAGTGGGATATTGCTACTTCGAATAATTATTTGTTGCAAAAGCACGCTTCAAAGATTAATTGGGCATCTATTTATCTTAAATTTTCAATGTGTTAATGATTTAGGTATTGGTTTCTTTAGGTGGCTATGCAAtgaaatttttggaaattgCAAGACTACTCTTTAGGATTCAGTTAAATAATTTAGGGTctaaattaatatgtttatatgATGAAATTCCTTGGCATGTTTAGctggttttttattttgctaGACTAGGGGAGAGTGGCTCATCATGTGTCAATTGTTGGTGtcagtaaaaaattattttgctataaatatcgttttccttttgttttgcttGGGATattagtttgattgtgattatCTTGGATATATAATTTTTGGGTTCTTATTCGATTTTGCAAAAATATAGAATTTGGAAATCGGAATCCTTGGTGGCAGTAGTATGAAGCTCTTGTGGATGTTTGGGATTTTGAgatgcaatttttttctaaactggcttttttctttttaattattgtttattccACGTGGGTCATATGATGTggcataaaataatttttttattttaaccattAACTACGTCAATATTTTTTCATCCATCACATAACGGTAGGgactattttgacacaataccaaaaaGTTAGAGACTAAATTAATACATTTGAAACgttaaagactaaattgacatttaGTATAAAGCTTAAGGACCAAACTTGTaatttacctatatatataaattgatgcATGGCAAATTAGAGATTTGTCTACTTTTAGTTGGGGTGGATTTAGGGTAGGAAAGAAGAAGCATTAGAAAAAAGTTAAGGCTGTTTAGGGGCTGTGTGAATGGTACCGTGAACAATAACcctagaaagaaagaagagaaaataaagaaaagagagaaaagagaaacaaacaaCAAAGGCCAACGTGCCTATTGCTCAAAACGCTCAATTTGATTAATCAAATCATTCTACTCCTTCAATACATTGAGCaccctatatatataaagactcttacttgtactagtagtatTAGGATTCCTAATTGTACAAGGACTACTATTTAACCCTAATAAATTAAACCAAAGCCCATACATAAAAACtcataattaaataaaactcattaaTAAAACCTATGGCCTGTAACTATGGCCCATACCTAACAAttgtaaaattactaaaatacccttgaCTTAAGaataaccaaattaaaatattaaaacttaattAACTACCATGGACACTTATTCTTGGGCTTTGTCTTATCCTTAGGCTTCCAAAGAGAATATCATTTCTTTAACCATGTAATGATTCCACCATCAACTCTCCCCCTTTGAAAATAACTCGACTCCGTAAAActgaaacaacaataaaataaagggatatgGCCTAGGAGTCAACAGCTCGGCCTAGCTTGGAGTCAGCAGCAAGTGGGaaaccactaggagtcagcacATAGGGTAGACCTAGAGTCAGCACCAGACCAAAGAAATATCAAacgaccattttttttttccttcatcaaaatatcaactatctcctcaaagagtacaataggttgcttataaaggattgctaaaccCTAACTCTAGTTGGGTAGAAAACCTTAATTGCCTTATTACGAAAATAACCTTGCTTCcgaattaaaatactaatagcctaataaactactaggacctaaaatataaaaatacaattgacttgtaaacataaataatactaaataataattttcttacgTCTCCAGCATCACTCTCCTCTGGTTGGAGAAAAGTTGACCTCGAGTTCTAAAGCATTGAAGGATTAGAATGCCGACAAATAACACTTACTTCAAGTCTGGAATCACCTTATGGAGcacagagaaaagaaaaaccttaaatttcaCCATGTCAAACTCTTCTGGAATAACAAAATTAATGTGTGGAATCAACACAATCTTATCTTGAACCATTGGAAGCACTATGTTATCTATTTTCTCTACTTTAGCAAATTGTTTGTCTTCATGCACCATGGAAGGCTGATCAAAAGCAGATTCATTAGCTTCCAATATCACATCATGTGCACCCTCTAACATAATACTCTCTTTAGAAACCATCTCTTCACCTTGTTGCTCTTCAATAGATTCGTTTCCTTGCACACATGTTAAAGCAACACTTGTCGAGGCATGTACGTCTTTGTCAACATTAGGCTTTGGTGTCACTTGAGGTTTCTCCACTACGAACCTATCATCCTTGGTTTCCCTATTGAACCAGTTTGAGTCTTCATTTGCTTTATCTGAGCAATCATGTCCTGAACATCTTTCATGAGCTTTTTAGATAATTTCTTTAATTCCTTGGTAGATTGTTCAAAAGTGCTTAGAGGACATGAAATGGGATGagaattcattttattttcttcaactTGAAAAGTACCACACTGAGATTGTGGTAGATACTTAGCTTGAAAGTGGAtccggatcctctccatttccctttgaaatggagagtgtcCATTTGAGGGTCCGGATTTGTTTAAAAATCATCAACGGTCAAAATGATGCCACCTCAATTAAAATGTAAACTCACACTCAACTATGGTTAAAGACTTAAACTAGAGGGATACAACAACTActggaaaacaaaaaaggacCGGCTCACCCCCGTTAAGAACCCTCTCATCACCTCCCGTTTTAAAATAGATATGAGACACCTGTCAAATGACAAATCCAATGGTCAAAAATAAAACCACGTCAACCCCACTTTATTTATCACACATTCATCTCTGTTTTGTCTGATCCTTCTCtctcaaagaaaatcaaaaacccaaacaTCAAACCCAATTTTCTTCATCAAAGAAAATCCAACATCActgattagaaaaaaagaaaaaaagaaatgtgctCTCAAAGAGTACATCTCTCTCTTCCTGGTTTTTTTTTGCACaggatttgttattttttttagaagtgtaaTGAGAATGAgttcttgggtttttttttagcaaacGATTGCgggtttttcttttctgggtttGGATGACAGCTTCATTAGCAATTTTTCTAGGTTTGGGTTTGCACACAACGGCCAaagttctttttaattttttttcctgggttTGGATGACAGCTTCAATAGcaaattttctgggttttttcttttgcttctttcttttctctctctgcaACATAACTACTGCCAAATCGAAGATCTACCAGAACACGTAGTGGACAGAAGAAAGCTTCAGTCTGCTGGCGGAGGCACAGGTCCACAAGGCCATGGTGCAATGATCAGTGGGTTTGGTGGTGTTTGGGTCAGATTTAGGTGGTGGGTTTCGGTTCTTGCTGGTTTGGTTGCTGGATCAGTGCTTTCTAGAATTTGGATCGGTGCTTGCTGGAATTGGGTGATGGTTGTTTGGGTGGGTCTTAGTGATGGTtgtttggtggtgggtttgatggTGGCTGGGGTGGAAGTGGTGGCTAGGTGGTTgagcttttttttgttgatggtGGTCGTGATGttggttgagaaagagagagaaagtcgAACATTGGAGAAGAGAGTGAGAAGGAGAGTTTGAAATATTCAGATGGGTTTGGTGAGAGAGCCTCTAGTTTAAGTGTTAACCATAGTTAAGTGTGGTATGGGTTAAGTTATGACGTGGCACGTTTTTGAGCGGTGATCTTTCTTCAAAATGATCCTGTCCGTGAAATGgacactctccatttcaaagggaaatggagaggatccggaTCCCTTGAAAGTATGGTGACAAATACTCATCACAAAGCTTTTCTTTCATATCTTCCCACACACTAATGGTAGGTTCATACTTTAGATAGTGGAAATATTGAAGATCCTCCCAAAACATTTGTGCTCCACCTCTTAACTTCAACTTTGCATACCAAACCTTTTTGTTATCTACAAAATTCGCTTGCTCAAAGAATTGCTCCATCCCATTCATCCAgttgacaaaatattttgggCTATTTTTACAACCATCAAAATAAGGTGCTTCTAATATTACCATACCTCAC comes from Castanea sativa cultivar Marrone di Chiusa Pesio chromosome 3, ASM4071231v1 and encodes:
- the LOC142628628 gene encoding putative polygalacturonase At3g15720; its protein translation is MTVTLQLGGSGYARYIYFQHIQLEQTSNPIIIDQFYCDGGQGCTGKELLSIVLVLSVFSTGLGHGLVNEASEGFNETCEGAVGDVTCYGAIGDGETDDSEAFLKAWKALCEVEAASDIPMLIVPMEKKFLLKPVAFEGPCNSDSVQVQVLGTILAPNTTEGWTNCYANTWLGFWNVSNLIVNGTGEINGSGSIWWNNFSVQALRFYNCSNLQHSGLTHLDSPRNHISIIFCDNATLSYLNISAPESSPNTDGVDISSSTNVSIHDSYIGTGDDCIAVNDKTTSINITRIVCGPGHGISVGSLGANGPYATVEEVYVNNCSFNGTLNGARIKTWQGGSGYARNIFFEQITLVDVKNPIIIDQFYCNGKHDCDSETSSVQVSNVTYIGIEGTCVGLDAITFNCDEIMCTNITMKHINITSSDPEKSVVASCENAEGNSECTIPEVPCLTVDECDNRE